A genome region from Megalobrama amblycephala isolate DHTTF-2021 linkage group LG16, ASM1881202v1, whole genome shotgun sequence includes the following:
- the LOC125249547 gene encoding WD repeat-containing protein 53-like, with translation MSCVWAGGHSSAVLCAAVSCQSQHMVATGAEAGELTLWNHDGSPLSTLHLSADDDVTSLAFSPSAPCVLYASHGRAVSVLDCRNLKTPAAELTDVAEEEINCLSVNETGRDLAAADDSGAVTLIDLQLEKVVRTLRKHDNICSSVTFRPHRPQSLVSAGLDMQVFLWNLPKPRPLWSCSLQDTQEEDARQMFNPPLVHCVGVASCGNVLACAAEDGCVHLLRVSDDGRLRERETLQAHSQGASQAHFISFLSHSYWLATGGNDGLVALWDLSQHPLVENGRKAKGHKRRTKARAKTSDKNQKRQEEEAGSASSSSETHGNIGPRQCFQHGEKVNWVCPAVLEGKPSLLVTDQSSCPSVYSLDQL, from the exons ATGTCCTGTGTGTGGGCCGGCGGTCACTCCTCAGCGGTGCTGTGTGCTGCAGTCTCCTGTCAATCCCAGCACATGGTGGCGACCGGAGCAGAAGCGGGAGAACTGACCCTGTGGAACCACGACGGCTCGCCGCTCTCCACGCTGCACCTGAGCGCGGACGATGACGTCACGAGCCTGGCCTTCTCGCCGTCGGCTCCCTGCGTGCTGTACGCCTCTCACGGACGCGCTGTTAGTGTGCTGGACTGCAGGAACCTGAAGACGCCGGCGGCTGAGCtgacagacgtggccgaggagGAGATCAACTGTCTGTCCGTGAACGAGACCGGCCGTGATCTCGCTGCGGCCGATGACTCCGGAGCCGTGACGCTCATTGATCTACAGCTGGAGAAAGTCGTCAGGACGCTGCGCAAACACGACAACATCTGCTCGTCCGTGACCTTCCGACCTCACAGGCCTCAGAGTCTGGTGTCTGCAGGACTCGACATGCAG GTTTTTCTGTGGAACCTGCCGAAGCCGCGTCCGCTCTGGAGCTGCAGTCTGCAGGACACGCAGGAGGAAGATGCTCGTCAGATGTTCAACCCTCCTCTTGTACATTGCGTGGGTGTGGCGTCCTGCGGGAACGTGTTAGCCTGCGCGGCCGAGGACGGCTGCGTCCATCTGCTGCGGGTGTCTGACGACGGCAGGCTTCGGGAGCGAGAGACGCTCCAGGCTCACAGTCAGGGAGCGTCACAGGCTCACTTCATCAGCTTCCTCTCACACTCGTACTGGCTGGCCACCGGAGGGAATGACGGCCTTGTGGCTCTCTGGGACCTCAGTCAACATCCACTGGTGGAAAATGGCAGGAAGGCTAAAGGCCACAAGAGGAGAACTAAAGCCAGAGCCAAGACAAGTGACAAAAACCAGAAACGACAGGAAGAGGAGGCCGGCAGTGCTTCCTCTAGTTCAGAGACACATGGAAACATCGGGCCCAGACAGTGTTTTCAGCACGGAGAGAAGGTGAACTGGGTGTGTCCGGCTGTGCTGGAGGGAAAGCCCAGTCTGCTGGTGACGGACCAGAGTTCCTGCCCATCTGTGTATTCACTGGATCAACTGTAA